From the genome of Trichocoleus sp. FACHB-46, one region includes:
- a CDS encoding fasciclin domain-containing protein translates to MADIVDTAVNAGSFSTLVAAVKAANLVDTLKGEGPFTVFAPTDEAFAKLPAGTVDALLQDVPKLTKILTYHVVSGKVMAADVTKLKSATTVEGSDVKIDASSGVKINDSTVTTPDVAADNGVIHIIDTVLIPA, encoded by the coding sequence GTGGCTGACATTGTTGATACTGCCGTTAATGCTGGTTCATTCAGCACCCTAGTTGCCGCAGTCAAGGCTGCCAATTTAGTCGATACACTTAAAGGTGAAGGTCCATTTACAGTCTTTGCACCGACCGACGAAGCATTTGCTAAGCTTCCCGCAGGAACTGTAGATGCACTACTTCAAGATGTGCCTAAGCTCACAAAAATCTTGACCTATCATGTCGTCTCTGGAAAAGTGATGGCAGCGGATGTCACTAAGCTGAAATCAGCGACTACCGTTGAAGGTTCAGATGTAAAAATTGATGCTTCCAGTGGTGTCAAAATTAATGATTCCACAGTCACAACTCCCGATGTTGCTGCTGATAATGGTGTCATTCATATTATCGATACTGTGCTAATTCCTGCATAA
- a CDS encoding ATP-binding protein, translated as MTVSAEKYHQLLQNQGFQFCPVDATSNLAILACPIADDQGIIGDLWLFKQSTEAFTKPEIGLVHQVANQCAIAIRQARLYQAAQQQVEELERLNHLKDDFLNTVSHELRTPLTSIRMAIQLLEITLKQPEIVKAKATHYLQILRNECQREMRLINDLLDLARLDANIDPLALTIANLGEWIIPVIEPFTDRICQQQQCLQIAIPPQLPPLETNFSYLERILSELLNNAYKYTPLQGSITISAQATATNLELQVSNSGIEVPEKELNYIFDKFYRIPSNDPWKHGGTGLGLALVKKRVEQIQGTIEVAKKDDAIAFTLHLPWCVA; from the coding sequence ATGACGGTTTCTGCGGAAAAATATCACCAACTTTTGCAAAATCAAGGTTTTCAATTTTGTCCGGTTGATGCCACCTCTAATTTGGCAATTTTGGCCTGTCCCATCGCAGATGACCAAGGGATAATAGGAGACTTGTGGCTATTTAAGCAATCCACAGAAGCATTTACTAAACCAGAAATTGGCCTGGTACACCAAGTTGCCAATCAATGTGCGATCGCGATTCGTCAAGCACGTCTCTATCAGGCAGCGCAACAGCAAGTTGAAGAACTAGAGCGCTTAAATCATCTAAAGGATGATTTCCTGAACACAGTCTCCCACGAATTACGCACACCGCTGACCAGCATCAGAATGGCAATTCAACTGCTAGAAATCACCCTCAAGCAGCCAGAAATAGTCAAAGCAAAAGCAACCCATTATCTTCAAATCCTTCGCAATGAGTGCCAGCGAGAGATGCGACTCATTAATGATCTGCTAGATTTAGCGCGTCTTGATGCAAATATCGATCCCTTAGCACTAACGATCGCGAATCTAGGCGAATGGATTATCCCAGTGATCGAGCCTTTTACAGACCGAATTTGCCAGCAACAACAATGCCTACAAATTGCGATCCCGCCTCAACTCCCCCCATTAGAAACCAATTTTTCTTACCTAGAACGGATACTGAGCGAACTGCTCAACAATGCTTACAAATACACTCCTCTCCAGGGAAGCATCACCATCTCAGCCCAGGCGACAGCGACAAACTTAGAATTGCAAGTAAGCAACTCAGGAATAGAAGTTCCTGAGAAAGAACTCAACTACATCTTTGACAAGTTTTACCGCATTCCTAGTAATGATCCTTGGAAACATGGCGGCACAGGACTAGGACTAGCTTTAGTCAAGAAGCGAGTAGAACAAATTCAAGGCACTATTGAGGTGGCTAAGAAGGACGATGCGATCGCCTTTACACTACATCTTCCTTGGTGCGTCGCCTAG
- a CDS encoding GlsB/YeaQ/YmgE family stress response membrane protein, protein MNILAWIVLGLIAGAIAKAIYPGSQGGGILGTMLLGIIGAFVGGSLFSFLTTGSLALTSAGLSLGGILVAVLGAIVALFIYYAVSGRRGVY, encoded by the coding sequence ATGAATATTTTGGCTTGGATCGTATTAGGTTTAATTGCGGGTGCTATCGCTAAAGCGATCTATCCTGGTAGTCAGGGTGGCGGTATCCTCGGCACAATGTTGTTAGGAATTATTGGTGCCTTTGTGGGTGGTAGCCTCTTTAGCTTCCTTACGACAGGATCGCTAGCCCTAACTTCGGCTGGCTTAAGCTTAGGTGGTATTTTGGTTGCTGTTTTAGGCGCGATCGTGGCTCTCTTTATTTACTACGCTGTTAGTGGCCGTCGTGGTGTCTACTAA